DNA from Actinoplanes sp. SE50/110:
CGGCGCCACCCTGGCGACGCTGCTCGGCCCCGAGCGGCTGCGGGTCCTGCCGCACCCGTCGTCGGTGTCGCTGGCCGCCGCCCGGCTCGGCTGGGACCTGGCCCGCACCGACGTGGTCAGCCTGGTCACCGCCCCGGTGGCGAGCGTCGGCCGGGTGCTGAACCCGGGCCGCCGCCTGCTGGTCCTGTCGGCCGGCGCGGACACCCCGGCCGCGGTCGCCGCCTATCTGACCGCGCGCGGCTATCCCCGGGCGCAGCTCACCGTCCTGGAGCAGCTCGGCGGGCCGCGGGAGCGGGTGTGCACCGGCGCGGCCGGCGACTGGGCGCTGCCACCCGGCGACCCGCTGAACGTGATCGCGGTCGAGTGCGGCGACGGGCCGCCGCTTCCGGTCGTCACCGGGTTGCCCGACGACGCGTACGACGGCGATGGGCAACTGACCAAGCGGGAGGTGCGGGCGGTGACGCTGGCCGCCCTCGCCCCGGTGCCCGGCGCGCTGCTCTGGGACGTCGGTGCCGGCTCCGGCAGCATCGGCATCGAGTGGCTGCGCGCCCATCCGGCCTGCGCGGCGATCGCGATCGAGTCGTCCGCCGAGCGGGTGACGACGATCACCGCGAACGCCGCCAGGCTCGGCGTCCCCGGCCTGACGGTGGTGCACGGCCGCGCCCCGGACGCCCTCGACGGTCTCCCCCGGCCCGACACGATCTTCATCGGTGGCGGCCTGACCAGGGACGGCGTGCTCGACAGCTGTCTCGCGGCGCTGCGCCCGGGCGGCCGGCTGGTGGCCAACGCGGTCACCGTCGAGTCGGAGGCGGTGGTCGCCGCGGCATACGCGAGACTGGGCGGCGCGCTGACCCGCCTGACGGTGCAGCGCGGCTCGCCGGTCGGTGGCTTCACCGGCTGGCGCACCTCCATGCCGGTGACGATCTGGGCGGTAACCCGTTGACCGTACATTTCATCGGCGCCGGTCCCGGCGCCGCCGACCTCATCACGCTGCGCGGACATCGGCTCCTGAGGCAGAGTCCGATCATCCTGTACGCGGGTAGCCTGGTGCCCGTCGAGCTCCTCGACGCCGCCCCGCCCGGCGCGCGCCTGGTCGACACCGCGAACCTCACCCTCGACGAGATCGTCGCCGAGATGGTGGCCGCCCACACCGACGGCCGGGACGTGGCCCGCCTGCACTCCGGCGACCCGTCGGTGTTCAGCGCGGTCGCCGAGCAGATGCGCCGCCTGGACGCGGCCGGCGTGCCGTACGACGTGACCCCGGGCGTGCCGGCGTTCGCCGCGGCCGCCGCCACCCTGGGCCGCGAGTTCACCGTGCCGGCGGTGGCGCAGACGGTGATCCTGACCCGCACCGCGGAGCGGGCCACCGCGATGCCACCCGGCGAAGACCTGGCCACCCTCGGGGCGAGCCGGGCCACCATGGTGCTGCACCTGGCCGTGCAGCGGATCGGCGCGGTGGTCGCCGAACTGGTCGGCAACTACGGCGCGGACTGCCCGGTCGCGGTGGTGGCCCGGGCCAGCCGGCCGGACGAACTGGTCGTCCGCGGCACCCTCGCCGACATCGCGGCCAAGGTCGAGGAGGCCGGGATCAAGCGCACCGCGGTGATCGTGGTCGGTGCGGCGCTGACCGCGGCCCAGTTCCCGGACAGCCACCTGTACTCGGCCGACCGCTGCCGGCCGTGAGGATCCTGCTGCTCGGCGGGACGACCGAGGCCCGCCGGCTCGCCGGGCTGACCGCCGATGACCACGAGGTGACCACCTCACTGGCCGGGCGGACCAGCGCGCCGCTGCGCCCGGCCGGGGACGTGCGGATCGGCGGGTTCGGCGGGGCCGACGGGCTGGCCCGGTACCTGGTCGAGCAGCGGATCGACGTGCTGGTCGACGCCACGCACCCGTTCGCGGCGGGGATCAGCGGCAACGCGGGCTCGGCGGCCGCGGCCACCGGCGTACCGCTGCTCGTCGTGCGGAGGCCCGGCTGGACCGCGACGCCGGGCGACGCGTGGCACCGCGTCGCGTCCCTGGAAGCAGCCGTCGCGCGTCTGACCGGCGGCCGGGTCTTCCTGACCACCGGCCGGCAGACGATCGGGGCGTTCGCGGCCCGCGACGACTGCTGGTTCCTGGCCCGATCGGTGGAACCGCCGGAGCCGCCGCTGCCCCGGCGCCTCGAAGTGCTGCTCGACCGGGGGCCGTTCACCGTGGCGGGCGAGCGGGACCTGCTCCTGCGGCACCGGATCGACGTGCTGGTGACCAAGGACAGCGGCGGATCGGACGCGAAGCTCGTGGCGGCGCGGGAGCTCGGCGTACCGGTGCTGATGATCGACCGTCCGCCGCTGCCGGCGGCCGCGACCGTGCCCACCGCCGAGGCCGCCGCCGCCTGGCTCGCTCAGACCGCCGCCGGACACTCCACGCCGTAGCGGACCACCCGGTTCTTGCCGCCGTGCTTCGCCGTGTACATCGCCAGGTCGGCGCGGCGCAGCAGGTCGGTGACGCCGACACCGGGCTCGGCCAGCGCGACCCCGATGCTGGCGCCGACCCGGACCGTCGCCGCACCCAGCCGCACCGGCTCGGCCAGCGCCGCGCACAACCGCCCGGCCGCCGCCTCGGCCTGCCCGGCATCCTCGACGCCGGTCAGCAGCAGGGCGAACTCGTCGCCGCCGAACCGGGCCGCGACCCCGTGCCGGCCCGCCGCCGTGGCGATCCGCCCGGCCACCGCGACCAGCAACTCGTCCCCGGCCGCGTGCCCGTGCTCGTCGTTGACCCGCTTGAACCCGTCCAGGTCGATGTTGAGCAGCGCCACCCCGCCGGTCGCCGCCTCCGCCGCCGCCCGGAACTTCGCCCGGGTCGGCAGGCCGGTCAGCTGGTCGTGGTTCGCCCGGTACTCCAGCTCGACCCGCGCCTGGTGCGCCTCGCCGGCCAACGTCACCTGGTAGGACAGGCTCCGGAAGGCGTCCAGCACCTCCACCGGGACCGCCCTGCGGCCGCCGACCATCATCAGCACCGGCGCGGTGGCCGGGTCGCCGCCCAGCGAGTCCGTGTGCCAGTGACCGTAACCGGGCAGCAGCGTGGTCAGCTCCGCCGGATCGGGCGCCGCCCCCGACAGCCGGGTCCCGACCGGTCCGGACGGGACGCCGGCGCAGAACTCCACGAACAGCCCGTCGGCGTCGCGCACCACGATCACCAGCACCACCCCGGGATGCATGTCGGCCAGCCGCAGCGCGGTCCGCTCGCCGACCCGGTGGATCCCCTGGTTGTCGGTGACCGCGAGCAGCTTCTGCCCGGCTCGGGTGAGCAGGGCGTCCCGCTCGGCGGCCCGCTCCTGGCGCTGCAGCGCCAGATGGAACGCCCGGGTCAGCAGGCCCATCAGCAGGATCTGCGGCAGCAGGGCGAGCACCGACGGCGCGTGCCAGGAAGGCGCCTGGGGCAGCACGTCCGGGGAGATGGCCACCGCGGCCGGCAGGGCCACCAGCGCCGCCACCACCCGGGCGAGCCACCGGCGCGGCGTGTCGTAGAGCGTGCAGGTGATCAGCGTGGCCAGCGACAGCGCGGTTGCGGCCAGCGGGTCCCGCAGACCGGCCGCGCCCACCGCGATCAGCACCGGGATAACCGGGACGCTCCACCATCCGCTGCGCTGCCGCCGGTGCATGACCACCAGCAGGAGCACCAGGGCGACGATCGACGCGCCGGAGACACGGCTGAACGCGACCGGCCGCATGGCGTTGCCCAGCTGACCCAGCTGCATCACGATGCCGATGCCGCCGACTGCCACGGCGGCGACCCGGGTCCGTGCCACGGTCCCGGCCGGCAGCTTCAGCCACTGTCTGCGCACGGCGGGACGATCGGCGGCCACCCCGTGGACATGAGCCCAACGGTCGACCATTGCGCGCCCCGCCGCCGGGTGGCGCCGGCCCGACGCAGAAACCTGACAGTTCACCACCGCCCCATCGGTGCGATTCTGCTGAGTATGTCGCCGGTTCGCGCGCTGCCCGCCGAAGTCGGCGCCGTGCGTGCGCTGATCGCCGACGGCTTCGCCGAACTCACCGGGAACGGCGACGTGGAACAGGTCTGGATCCGCTCCGCCTGCGGCCGGCTCGCCGCCGCCGACGCCGTCCTGGCCGCCCTGCTCCCCCGCCGCTCCGCCCTGACCTCGATGCTGGTGAACACTGCCGTCACCGCCGTGGTGGTCACCCTGTGCGCCGCGCTCGCCACCGCGACGAAGGCACCCCCGGCCGCCGTGGCCATGTTCTCCGCCCTGGTGCTGGCCGCCGCCCTGCACCTGGCCACCGTCCTGCGCCGCCGCGGCGTACCCCCCGACCTGCCGCCACTCCCGGACTCGCCGGGGTCCGGGCTGGTGGCAGTCCCGTTCGCCCTGGAACGGGCCCGGGTGCAGCTGGTGTCGGCCGGTCTGCGCCACGCCGGCCGCGCCAACTGGCACACCCCGGCCCTGCACCGCGCGATGACCACCGATCCGGTGCTGGCCCGGCTGGCCGACGCGGACCTGCTGCTGTGCCAGGCCATCGACTGCCTGGAGCGTTACCTCGACGACGCCGGCAAGGACTGGCCATGACCACCTCATCGGCCTTGTCCGCCCTTTCGGACTTGTTTGCCTTGTTTGCCTTTCTTGCCTTTGTGGCCGCGGCAGCATGCCCACCTGCCGCCGCTGCCCCGCGCTCTTTCGTCGCCGTCGCCTCGCGGGAGTTGTCATGAACGTCCGGGATGATCCGTTCACCGGCGGCGTGTCCCCGCGCTACCGCCGCATCGACCGCGAACTCACCACCGCGATCATCGACGCCCAGTGCCGCGACTGGACCGCCGACCGCCCCGACCGGGTCGGTTTCGCCCGCCTCGGCCACGTACGCCACGAGGTCCGCAACGCCGCCGCCCGCTACCGCGTCCAGCCGTCGGCGATCAGCAGCGTCACCGTCCCGGTCGCGCTGGCCGCCGTCGCCCTCGTCGTACTGCCCCTGGTGCTCCTGATCCCGCATGCGACCCGCCCGCTGCCGTTGGCCGCGATCGCGGTCGCCGGGGTCTGGGCGGCCTACGCGCTGCGCGCCGGCCTCCGCCACCTCCAGGTCCGCCGCCACCGCCGGGCCGCCGACCCACCCGCGCCGATCGACGACCCTTTCCTGTACGCCCGCCTCCGCCGCGCCATCGAATCCTGCGCGGCGGCCGCGCGTGCCGACCGCCACTACCCGCGCCGGGCCGCCGCGGCCGATCTGGAATACGCCCTGGACTGGCTGTCCGCGGCCCAGGAGGAACTCCCCCGCCTCCGCTGACAGCAACGGCCCGGCCGCCCGGCCGGGCCGGACGATCGAGGACTGAACCGTGCAGCGGCGCCGGATCGCGGCACCGCCCACGGCTCAGTAGTGGTCGCGCACGATCTCGGTGGACCAGGCGGGCCGGCGGATCTCGCCGCGCGGACCGGGTTCCGCGCCGACCGCGCCGAGCTCTCGTCGCCCGCCCGGTGGCGGCATTCGCCCGACGCCGGCAAGCCGCCCTGTCGATGCGCCGTTCCGGATCACGTGCTGACCGCCGGTCCCGGGGGCGGGCTTTGCCATCCGACGGCGGCAGGCTAGCCTCCTCCAAGTTAGGTTAGGATAACCTTATAGGAGGCCGCGTTGGAGCCCGTATTGCCGCATCTGTTCTCGGGGTCCACCCTCGACGCGTACACGTCGGCGGTGTGGCACGCCTCGGCCCTGCTGGCCGATCGGGTGAAGGCGGTGCGCCAGCCGTATGCCGGGGCGACCGTGGCCGAGCTGCGTGAGCAGGTCGACGCGGTCGATCTGGATCGGCCGCTCGGTGACACCGGGGCGGCCCTGCACGAGGTTGCCCGGCTCTATCTGGACAACGCCGTCTGGTTCCACGAGCCGACCTACGTCGCGCACCTGAACTGCCCGGTGGTCATCCCGGCACTCAGCGCCGAGGTGCTCCTCTCGGCGGTGAACTCCTCGGTGGACACCTGGGATCAGAGCACCACGGCCACGCTGATCGAGCGCCGCCTGGTGGACTGGACCGCCGGCCGGATCGGTTTCGGGCCCGACGCGGACGGTGTCTTCACCAGCGGGGGCACCCAGTCCAATCTGCAGGGTCTGCTGCTGGCCCGGGAGCACGCGCTGGAGCGGCGGGACCGGGCGGAGGCGCTCCCCCGGCTGCGGATCTTCGCGACCGCCCAGAGCCACTTCAGTGTGATCAAGTCGGCCGGCATCCTCGGCCTGGCCGGCGACGCGGTGGTCGGTGTCGCGACCGACGGGGACGGGCGGATGGACGCGGCCGCGCTGGCCGTGGCGATCGACGACGTCCGCCGTGCGGGCGGGATCCCGATGGCCGTGGTCGCCACCGCCGGCACCACGGACCTGGGGCGCATCGACCCGCTCCCGGCGATCGCCGCGGTCTGCGGGCACCAGCGGATCTGGTTGCACGTCGACGCCGCGTACGGCTGCGGTCTGCTCGTCTCGCGCCGCCGCCGGCACCTGCTGGACGGCGTCGAGCGGGCCGACTCGGTCACCGTCGACTTCCACAAGAGCTTCTTCCAGCCGGTCAGCTGCAGCGCCCTGGTGGTGCGCCGGGGTGAGTCGCTGTCCCGGATCGCGGTGCACGCCGACTACCTCAACCCCCGCGCCGCGACCGTCCCCAACCAGGTGGACAAGAGCCTGCAGACGACCCGGCGCTTCGACGCGCTGAAGCTGTGGATGACGCTGCGGACCATCGGTGCCGACCGGATCGGCGACATGTTCGACACCGTGGTCGACCGCACGCACGAGATCTTCGCGGCGATGCGGACCCGGTCCGGCTTCGAGACGCTGGCCGCACCGACGCTGAGCACGCTGCTGTTCCGCTTCCGCCCGGCCGGGATGAGCGTGGCCGAATGCGACGAGCTGATGCCCCGGCTGCGGCAGCGGCTGTTCCACGACGGCGCCGCGATCGTCGCCGGGACCACCGTCGACGGCCATCACTGGCTGAAGTTCACCGTGCTCAACCCCGCCACCACGGCCGGGCACCTGCACGACACGCTGGACCTGATCGAGGCGGCCGCCGTGCTGCACGGCCCGGCGGTGCCGGCCTGATGCGCACCTACGACTTCGCCGCCGTCGGCGTCGGCCCGTTCAACCTGGGTCTCGCGGCGCTCACCGAGAACGTGCCGGATCTGGACGGCGTCTTCCTGGACGCCCGGCCCGGGTTCGACTGGCACCCGGGCCTGATGATCGAGGGCGTCACCATCCAGGTCCCGTTCCTGGCCGACCTGGTCACGATGGCCGACCCGACGTCCCGGTTCAGCTTCCTCAACTACCTCAAGCAGGTGGGCCGGCTGTACCCGTTCTACATCCGGGAGAACTTCTTCCCGCTGCGGGCCGAGTACAACGCGTACTGCCGGTGGGTCGCCGCCCAGCTGCCCGCGATCCGGTGGAACGCCCGGGTGGACACCGTCACCCACGACGGTGAGGCCTACCTGGTGCACACCGCCGCGGAGACGTTCCGGGCGCGCCGGCTGGTGCTGGGCGTCGGCACCGCCCCGCACGTCCCGGCCGTCGCGGGCCGGGTGCCGCACGTGCACAGCGCCGACTATCTCGCCCACCGGGACCGGCTGCGCACCCTGGGGTCGATCACCGTGGTCGGCAGCGGGCAGAGCGCCGCCGAGATCTACCACGACCTGCTCGCCGGGATCGACACCTACGGATACCACCTGAGCTGGGTCACCCGCTCGCCGCGGTTCTTCCCGATGGAGTACACCAAGCTCACGCTGGAGATGACCTCACCGGAGTACATCCGGTACCACCACGGCCTGCCGATGGCGACCCGCGACCGGCTGGCCCGCGAGCAGCGTCACCTCCACAAGGGAATCAGCGCCGACCTGGTCGACGCGATCCACGAGAGGTTGTACGCCGGGAGTCTCACCGGCCCGGTCCCGACGAGCCTGCTCACCGGTGTCGAGCTGACCGACGTCACCTGGGACGCGGCGGCCGGCCGGTACACGCTCGGCCTGCACCACCGGGAGCAGGACCGGTCGTTCGCCACGAACACCGAAGGGTTGGTGCTGGCGACCGGATACACGCCCCGGGTGCCGTCGTTCCTGGAACCGGTCCGGGACCGGATCAACTGGGACGCCCGCGGCCGCTTCGACGTGGCCGTCGACTACTCGGTCGACCGGACCGGCAAGGAGATCTTCGTGCAGAACGCCGAGGAGCACACCCACAGTCTGACCGCCCCCGACCTGGGCATGGGTCCGTACCGCAACTCGGTGATCCTGCGCGGCCTGACCGGGCGCGAGGTCTATCCGATCGAGGAGCGGATCGCCTTCCAGGAGTTCGGCGTCCCCACCCGGCAGCTGGTGACGACATGCGGCTGATCCCCCTCGACCTCGACCGTGACCTGGAGCTGCTGCACCGGTGGGTGACCCACCCGCGGTCCCGTTTCTGGGGACTGCAGGGCGCCGGCCCGGACCGGGTCCGCGCGGAGTATCAGCGGATCCGGGACGACCCGCACCACCACGCGTGGCTCGGGCTCGACGACGACGGCACCCCGCTGTTCCTGGCCGAGACGTACGAGCCGGCGCACAGCGAGCTGGCCGGCCACTACCCGGTGCGCCCCGGTGACATCGGCATGCACGTGCTGGTCGCGCCCCCCTCCCGGCCGCGCTCCGGGGTGACCTCCGCGGTGCTGCGCGCGGTGCTCGACTTCTGCTTCGCCGACCCGCGGATCGACCGGGTGGTCGTGGAGCCGGACGTCCGCAACGAGGCGATCGCCCGGAAGAACGCGGAGGCCGGTTTCGTCGAGGAGGGACAGGTCCGGCTGCGCGACAAGGTGGCCCGCCTCAGCTTCTGCACCCGCACCGGGTACGAGATGAGCGTGCCGCATCTGCGGCCGGCCGTCATGGCGTACGCGCATCGGCGGCTGATCGCGAAGGCGATCGCCGAGTTCAGTCACGAGCGGCTGCTCGCGCCGGAGGATCTCGGCGACGGCGCGTACCGGCTGGGTGCGCTGACCTTCCGCGCGCGGCGGTTCGCGCTGGAGCACTGGGTGGTCGACCCGGACTCGCTGGACGGCCCCCTCGATGCCCTCGACTTCATCAGCGGGCTGCGCGAGACGCTCGGCATCCCGGAGCGACTGCTCGGCACCTATCTGGAGGAGATCGCCGCGACCCTGGCCGGCACCGCGTGGAAGGCGACCCACCGCCGGGAGACCGCCGCGCAGCTGGTGCACGCCGACTTCCCGACCATCGAAACGGCGATGACCGAGGGGCATCCCGGCTTCGTGGCCAACAACGGCCGGATCGGCTTCGGGCTGCGCGACCACGAGGCGTACGCCCCCGAGGCGGGCCGGCCGGTCCGGTTGCGCTGGGTTGCCGTCCGCAAGGATGCCAGTCTGTTCGTCACCGACGGCGACGAGCGGGCGCACTATCTCGCCGAGCTCGGGGCCGCCGGGCTGGAGCGGCACGAGCGGTATCTGAGCTCGCTGGGCTTGGCCCCGGACGACTACCGCTACCTGCCGGTCCATCCCTGGCAGTGGGAGCACAAGCTGACCGTGACCTTCGCCGCGGACGTGGCGCGCCGGGCGATCGTGCCGCTCGACGAGGGCACCGACCGGTACCGCGCGCAGCAGTCGATCCGTACCTTCTTCAACGTCGACCGGCCCGACCGGCACTACGTGAAGACCGCGATCGCGGTGCAGAACATGGGCTTCCTGCGCGGGCTCTCGCCGAAGTACATGCGGGACACGCCGCCGATCAACGAGTGGGTGGCGCAGGTCGTCGGAGGCGACCCGGAGCTGCGGGCATGCGGCTTCGGTGTGCTGCGCGAGGTGGCGGCGATCGGCTACACCGGCGACGCCTACCACCGGGCGGGCACGGCCGGCGCGTACACCAGGATGCTCGCCGCCCTCTGGCGGGAGTCGCCGGTGCCGCTGCTCGCCGAGGGTGAGCGGCTGGCCACCATGGCCAGCCTGCTGCACCGGGACCGGGCCGGTGACGCGCTGGTCACCGCGCTGATCCGGGAGTCCGGCCGGGAGCCGGCCGCGTGGGTCGCGGCCTACTTCCGGGCCTACCTGCGGCCGATCGTGCACTGCCTGCTCGCCCACGATCTCGCCTTCATGCCCCACGGCGAGAACCTGATCCTGGTGCTGGCCGATCACGTGCCGAGCCGGGTGTTCCTCAAGGACATCGGCGAGGAGGTGGCGGTGCTCGACGACCGGCCGTTGCCACCGCGGGTCGAGCGGATCCGGGCCGAGGTCAGCGACGAGATCAAGGAACTCGCCCTGTTCACCGACGTCTTCGACGGGTTCCTGCGGCACCTGGCCGGGATCCTGGCGGTCGACGGGGTGCTGGCCGAACGCGACTTCTGGACGCTGGCCGGGGACTGCGTGCGGGGACACGCCAAGGACCATCCGGAGCTGGCCGGCCGGCTGAACCTGCTGCGGCCCACGTTCCGGCATTCCTGCCTGAACCGGTTGCAGCTGCGCGACACGCTGCAGATGGTGGACCTCACCGACCAGGCCGGCTCGCTGATCTTCGCGGGTGAGCTGGAGAACCCGATCGCGGTGTTCGGGTGAGGGTCTACCGCGACGCGTACGGGATCCCGCACCTGCGGGCCGGTTCGGTCCTCGAACTGGCCTGCCTGCAGGGGCGGGTGACCGCCGCCGACCGGGGCCGGCAGATCACCGTCGAGCGGCTGCGGTCGCTGGGCCGACTGGCCGCCGTGGCCGGCCCGGACGAGGTGCCGTGGGACCGGTTCGCCCGGCGTGCCCGCCTGGACGACACCGCACGCCGGTGTTTCGCCGGGCTGCCGGACGAGACCCGGCGGTTCCTGACCGCCTATGCCGACGGCGTGCGGGCCGGCGGGTGCGACTGGGACCCGTGGTCGCCGCTCGGTGTCTTCCAGGTGCAGCACATCCTGTTCGGGACGTTTCCCCACAAGCTGTGGCGGGAGCACGTCGAGCGGACCCTCGGCCCGGCGGCGACCGGCTGGTTCTCGGTCGAGGGACCGCCGGGCGGCTCGGGCAGCAACGCCTGGGCGACGCCCGGGCAGATCGCCGGGGATCCGCACCGGCTGCTCGAGCTGCCCGGCGTCTACCAGCAGATCCGGCTGGCCTGCGACGAGTTCGACGTGGCCGGGCTGACCTTCCCGGGCGTGCCCGGGGTGCAGCACTTCGGGCACGCCGGGGAGGTGGCCTGGGCGGTGACCAACGCGATGGCCGACTACCAGGACCTGTACCGGGAGGAGTTCCGGGAGACCCCCGCCGGGCTCGAGGCCCGGGGGCCGGACGGCTGGGAGCCGGCGCGGCGGCATCGGGAGACGATCGACGTCCGGGGCGCCGAGCCGGTGCCGATCGACGTCATCGAGACCGCCCGTGGCCCACTGATCGACAGCGGCCTCACCCTGCGAACACCGGCCCGGGTGTCGTCCGACCTGGGCTTCGGCGCCCTGCTGCCGCTGCTGCGCGCGCGCACCGCGGGCGAGGTGGCGGACGCCTTCGCCGGCTGGGTGGAGCCGGTCAACAGCGTGCTGGTGGCCGACTCCGCGGGCACGCTGCTGCAGCTGACCGCGGGCCGGGTGCCGGTCCGCGACGACCGCAACCGGCAGGTGCCGGTGCCGGCCTGGGAGCCGCGGCACACCTGGCAGCCGGCTTGGGCGCCGGGTTTCCGGGCCCCGGTGGCGAGGGCGGTCAACGCCAACGACCGCCGGCCGGACACCGCGCCCTACGGCGTGGACTTCTGCCCGCCCGGCCGGGCCGCACGGATCCGTGAGCTGCT
Protein-coding regions in this window:
- a CDS encoding cobalt-precorrin-6A reductase — translated: MRILLLGGTTEARRLAGLTADDHEVTTSLAGRTSAPLRPAGDVRIGGFGGADGLARYLVEQRIDVLVDATHPFAAGISGNAGSAAAATGVPLLVVRRPGWTATPGDAWHRVASLEAAVARLTGGRVFLTTGRQTIGAFAARDDCWFLARSVEPPEPPLPRRLEVLLDRGPFTVAGERDLLLRHRIDVLVTKDSGGSDAKLVAARELGVPVLMIDRPPLPAAATVPTAEAAAAWLAQTAAGHSTP
- the cobM gene encoding precorrin-4 C(11)-methyltransferase produces the protein MTVHFIGAGPGAADLITLRGHRLLRQSPIILYAGSLVPVELLDAAPPGARLVDTANLTLDEIVAEMVAAHTDGRDVARLHSGDPSVFSAVAEQMRRLDAAGVPYDVTPGVPAFAAAAATLGREFTVPAVAQTVILTRTAERATAMPPGEDLATLGASRATMVLHLAVQRIGAVVAELVGNYGADCPVAVVARASRPDELVVRGTLADIAAKVEEAGIKRTAVIVVGAALTAAQFPDSHLYSADRCRP
- a CDS encoding bifunctional cobalt-precorrin-7 (C(5))-methyltransferase/cobalt-precorrin-6B (C(15))-methyltransferase, coding for MRAENPPVVTVVGIGAGGFPDYGGTPSASLAAAEVIFGSPRQLALLPDSVGAERVPWPSPMLPGLPDLFAAHHGRRICVLASGDPMFHGIGATLATLLGPERLRVLPHPSSVSLAAARLGWDLARTDVVSLVTAPVASVGRVLNPGRRLLVLSAGADTPAAVAAYLTARGYPRAQLTVLEQLGGPRERVCTGAAGDWALPPGDPLNVIAVECGDGPPLPVVTGLPDDAYDGDGQLTKREVRAVTLAALAPVPGALLWDVGAGSGSIGIEWLRAHPACAAIAIESSAERVTTITANAARLGVPGLTVVHGRAPDALDGLPRPDTIFIGGGLTRDGVLDSCLAALRPGGRLVANAVTVESEAVVAAAYARLGGALTRLTVQRGSPVGGFTGWRTSMPVTIWAVTR
- a CDS encoding GGDEF domain-containing protein yields the protein MRRQWLKLPAGTVARTRVAAVAVGGIGIVMQLGQLGNAMRPVAFSRVSGASIVALVLLLVVMHRRQRSGWWSVPVIPVLIAVGAAGLRDPLAATALSLATLITCTLYDTPRRWLARVVAALVALPAAVAISPDVLPQAPSWHAPSVLALLPQILLMGLLTRAFHLALQRQERAAERDALLTRAGQKLLAVTDNQGIHRVGERTALRLADMHPGVVLVIVVRDADGLFVEFCAGVPSGPVGTRLSGAAPDPAELTTLLPGYGHWHTDSLGGDPATAPVLMMVGGRRAVPVEVLDAFRSLSYQVTLAGEAHQARVELEYRANHDQLTGLPTRAKFRAAAEAATGGVALLNIDLDGFKRVNDEHGHAAGDELLVAVAGRIATAAGRHGVAARFGGDEFALLLTGVEDAGQAEAAAGRLCAALAEPVRLGAATVRVGASIGVALAEPGVGVTDLLRRADLAMYTAKHGGKNRVVRYGVECPAAV
- a CDS encoding lysine N(6)-hydroxylase/L-ornithine N(5)-oxygenase family protein, producing MRTYDFAAVGVGPFNLGLAALTENVPDLDGVFLDARPGFDWHPGLMIEGVTIQVPFLADLVTMADPTSRFSFLNYLKQVGRLYPFYIRENFFPLRAEYNAYCRWVAAQLPAIRWNARVDTVTHDGEAYLVHTAAETFRARRLVLGVGTAPHVPAVAGRVPHVHSADYLAHRDRLRTLGSITVVGSGQSAAEIYHDLLAGIDTYGYHLSWVTRSPRFFPMEYTKLTLEMTSPEYIRYHHGLPMATRDRLAREQRHLHKGISADLVDAIHERLYAGSLTGPVPTSLLTGVELTDVTWDAAAGRYTLGLHHREQDRSFATNTEGLVLATGYTPRVPSFLEPVRDRINWDARGRFDVAVDYSVDRTGKEIFVQNAEEHTHSLTAPDLGMGPYRNSVILRGLTGREVYPIEERIAFQEFGVPTRQLVTTCG
- a CDS encoding aspartate aminotransferase family protein, whose amino-acid sequence is MEPVLPHLFSGSTLDAYTSAVWHASALLADRVKAVRQPYAGATVAELREQVDAVDLDRPLGDTGAALHEVARLYLDNAVWFHEPTYVAHLNCPVVIPALSAEVLLSAVNSSVDTWDQSTTATLIERRLVDWTAGRIGFGPDADGVFTSGGTQSNLQGLLLAREHALERRDRAEALPRLRIFATAQSHFSVIKSAGILGLAGDAVVGVATDGDGRMDAAALAVAIDDVRRAGGIPMAVVATAGTTDLGRIDPLPAIAAVCGHQRIWLHVDAAYGCGLLVSRRRRHLLDGVERADSVTVDFHKSFFQPVSCSALVVRRGESLSRIAVHADYLNPRAATVPNQVDKSLQTTRRFDALKLWMTLRTIGADRIGDMFDTVVDRTHEIFAAMRTRSGFETLAAPTLSTLLFRFRPAGMSVAECDELMPRLRQRLFHDGAAIVAGTTVDGHHWLKFTVLNPATTAGHLHDTLDLIEAAAVLHGPAVPA
- a CDS encoding GNAT family N-acetyltransferase — encoded protein: MRLIPLDLDRDLELLHRWVTHPRSRFWGLQGAGPDRVRAEYQRIRDDPHHHAWLGLDDDGTPLFLAETYEPAHSELAGHYPVRPGDIGMHVLVAPPSRPRSGVTSAVLRAVLDFCFADPRIDRVVVEPDVRNEAIARKNAEAGFVEEGQVRLRDKVARLSFCTRTGYEMSVPHLRPAVMAYAHRRLIAKAIAEFSHERLLAPEDLGDGAYRLGALTFRARRFALEHWVVDPDSLDGPLDALDFISGLRETLGIPERLLGTYLEEIAATLAGTAWKATHRRETAAQLVHADFPTIETAMTEGHPGFVANNGRIGFGLRDHEAYAPEAGRPVRLRWVAVRKDASLFVTDGDERAHYLAELGAAGLERHERYLSSLGLAPDDYRYLPVHPWQWEHKLTVTFAADVARRAIVPLDEGTDRYRAQQSIRTFFNVDRPDRHYVKTAIAVQNMGFLRGLSPKYMRDTPPINEWVAQVVGGDPELRACGFGVLREVAAIGYTGDAYHRAGTAGAYTRMLAALWRESPVPLLAEGERLATMASLLHRDRAGDALVTALIRESGREPAAWVAAYFRAYLRPIVHCLLAHDLAFMPHGENLILVLADHVPSRVFLKDIGEEVAVLDDRPLPPRVERIRAEVSDEIKELALFTDVFDGFLRHLAGILAVDGVLAERDFWTLAGDCVRGHAKDHPELAGRLNLLRPTFRHSCLNRLQLRDTLQMVDLTDQAGSLIFAGELENPIAVFG
- a CDS encoding penicillin acylase family protein, giving the protein MRVYRDAYGIPHLRAGSVLELACLQGRVTAADRGRQITVERLRSLGRLAAVAGPDEVPWDRFARRARLDDTARRCFAGLPDETRRFLTAYADGVRAGGCDWDPWSPLGVFQVQHILFGTFPHKLWREHVERTLGPAATGWFSVEGPPGGSGSNAWATPGQIAGDPHRLLELPGVYQQIRLACDEFDVAGLTFPGVPGVQHFGHAGEVAWAVTNAMADYQDLYREEFRETPAGLEARGPDGWEPARRHRETIDVRGAEPVPIDVIETARGPLIDSGLTLRTPARVSSDLGFGALLPLLRARTAGEVADAFAGWVEPVNSVLVADSAGTLLQLTAGRVPVRDDRNRQVPVPAWEPRHTWQPAWAPGFRAPVARAVNANDRRPDTAPYGVDFCPPGRAARIRELLDRGATAEQIHMDTALPAGSPGHQAWSRSQTARGLHGHPALRPLFAPSGYDPLFTPWTDPRARIGHHLDGVLDGLGLTVTDTPAPGPWGARHLLAPVVLTGLDVTVPRVELGGSSGCVLNTSSVPGVSDRCTRGPVARYVWDLADRQRSRWVVPFGALDDPGSPHFSDQLPLWANGDLVPLVTDWDRLTLEPR